The proteins below are encoded in one region of Helianthus annuus cultivar XRQ/B chromosome 2, HanXRQr2.0-SUNRISE, whole genome shotgun sequence:
- the LOC110899904 gene encoding uncharacterized protein LOC110899904, whose amino-acid sequence MSFHLYEDDGQNFSKIDKALVCHSFLSKWQSAKFIDLPRYRSDHKPLLLLCLDVYFGKPPLIFFNSWLKEDGLENIVHLAYQSVSPFHPPDKLLAKRLQAIKAAIEPWCVEVFKKNNGLLKEIAKKVEDLDLKAETVVLSDVDVKKRKIWLKTINEIDDSRMEDLKQRAKLKWVVDADENSSLFHGIIKGHQKNNRINGLIFNDVWVSQPDALKT is encoded by the coding sequence ATGTCGTTTCACTTATATGAAGATGATGGGCAGAATTTTAGCAAAATAGATAAGGCACTTGTTTGTCACTCGTTCCTATCTAAATGGCAATCTGCCAAATTCATCGATTTGCCAAGATACCGGTCCGATCACAAACCACTGTTACTTCTCTGCTTAGATGTGTACTTTGGCAAACCTCCTTTGATATTCTTTAACTCGTGGTTAAAGGAGGATGGCCTAGAAAACATTGTTCATTTGGCTTACCAAAGTGTAAGTCCTTTTCATCCACCGGATAAATTGTTGGCTAAAAGACTTCAAGCAATCAAGGCGGCTATCGAACCATGGTGTGTAgaggtttttaagaaaaataatggtttGTTGAAAGAAATTGCGAAGAAAGTGGAAGACCTTGACTTAAAGGCGGAAACAGTGGTGTTGTCCGATGTGGATGTTAAGAAAAGGAAGATATGGTTGAAAACTATCAATGAAATTGATGATAGTAGGATGGAGGATCTTAAGCAAAGGGCAAAACTAAAATGGGTGGTAGATGCGGACGAAAACTCATCTCTTTTTCATGGTATAATCAAGGGTCATCAAAAAAACAACCGTATCAATGGATTGATCTTCAATGACGTGTGGGTATCACAACCAGATGCACTAAAAACATAA
- the LOC118486450 gene encoding secreted RxLR effector protein 78-like has translation MLFKVDFEKEFDSINWGFLDSVLSQIGFPGLWRKWVMDILSSARMSILVNGSPTLEFNVQMGVRQGDPLSPLLFSIGMEALHVATGSALDSGIYKGVKVSITGLTISQLLYADDVLFMGEWTESNFHNLARMLRCFHLSLGLKVNFSKVNFMVWV, from the coding sequence ATGCTTTTTAAGGTTGACTTTGAAAAGGAATTTGACTCAATAAATTGGGGTTTCTTGGACTCGGTGCTTTCCCAAATAGGCTTCCCGGGTTTATGGCGAAAATGGGTAATGGACATTTTATCTTCGGCAAGAATGTCCATACTAGTCAATGGGTCACCAACTTTGGAATTCAATGTTCAAATGGGGGTGCGTCAAGGTGACCCGTTGTCTCCTCTACTTTTCAGCATAGGTATGGAAGCTCTTCATGTGGCTACAGGGAGTGCTTTAGATTCGGGAATCTACAAAGGCGTAAAGGTATCGATTACGGGTCTGACAATCTCTCAACTTCTTTATGCGGATGACGTTCTTTTTATGGGCGAATGGACCGAGTCGAACTTTCATAATCTAGCAAGAATGTTGAGATGTTTTCACTTGTCATTGGGTCTCAAGGTAAATTTCTCAAAAGTCAACTTTATGGTGTGGGTGTAG